The genomic interval AGGAAAACCTTAACTAATTCCTAGTGCACTACTTGATCAGAGGGAGGCAAAAAGCAATCCATGGACAACCCACAAATGTTGAAATCAACCTCTTCAATCCTCCATGTCTCCTCAGTCTTCCAATGTTTATTATGTGCCATACCATACCTATACAATATTGTCACTGTCTTCCCACAATGAGCTATTTTAATGCCATCTACACACCTATAGTCCTCAATCACAGACTCCATGGTTGTTTCCCAGAAAATTGAGTCTTTTTCCTTGGAAGGTTGCAGTCTTACCAACTTGGTGTCCTCAAATTTTACAAGTAGCCCTGTTCGTTGGCTAAAGTAACCCCACATTGTGTGTCTTAGAGTTTCTGAATTGGAAGTGTTTTGTGCTTGAAGAATGTAATGTGCTGTTTCAACTTTCAGCAAGAAACAATCTTCTTTGTTAACGGTTTCCTCTCCTACACATACAGCATCTATGAACAAGTTAGCCGTACACCTTGGATGTAGCCCCTGATAATAACAAACAACCACAAAATGAACAACTAAACAGAGTCAAAACACAATAATTGAACAAAACCCTTTTGAGCAATGATATATTGACACCCTGCTCCATTATATAACCTCTAATTGATGatataaaaaaagatatttttgtcatttcatacaAATTGAAATTTTAGGTAAAGAAGAAATTTTCAAACCCTTTACTCCTTTAACCACAATTAGTGGATTTGAGATGTAATCTATATGGTCAAGCAAATTGTTAACTTGTTAAGCTACCAATATCGTGAAGGAAAAATGATGTTTTGACAATCCTTAAAATTGTACACAATTCTTGTTGTGATGGATTTagatgtaaatatatatatataataaaaggtaaatttttaattaaatgatatgaaaaaatatttaaataatagtaTTGAAAGTTGTAACGTGGTTGTATAAAAAATGTGGGTTGTCAATGTATCATTATCCTATAGTGAATGATAGTATAAAGGGTGATGATACATTGACAAATCACAACTTTTATACAACCAAATTACAACTTCTAATactattgttttaatatttttttcatatcatttaactacaaatttactctttactatatatatatatatatatatatatatatatatatatatatattagacaCTTATACGATACAGATAGAGAcacaaaaatacatataatctttaaaatataggacacggggacacaaatttatatattatataattatgaatttaagCTGAAAGATGTTTCTCATAACTGATTTGTTCcttaattttataatcataataaaaatttatacaacaagtttgagtttttaaaaaattaatgtatttctcctttctaaaattgttaaaaatctaacaaatattttgtctaaattgaacacttcactAATACGTGTCCTACGAGCGTCGATGTTCGATACATGCATCCGACACGAACACATTTAAGAGGCGTGTCCGAAcctcatattatatatatttatttcaaaactcATCATCAAGAGTTAGTATACAATTCTTAGAGTTGTCAAACCATGGTTTTCACCTGAAAGAAGCGACGAAGGGGTCTGGGAGGGCCTCTGTGGGCACGAGAAGGTTGAGAAGAAGATTGGTTCCAAGCCACCTTGCCATCACTCCCTGAACTAACCTTGAGACCAGAAACAACCAATTCAAAGTGCCACAAATCAGGGTTCTTTTGCCACAACAAAAAACCTCCTACCTCTGTTCCACCTACTTGCTTAATGCTTTCACCACTTTGTCGCATCTCCGACCCAGAAATTCTCACTTGCCCTACTGCACACATGCTCTTCAATGAATCCATTGCACCCACTCCTCCAATGGAAGCTATGTACTGTTGCACTATATATTTCGCACTCGAAGCTTTCTGTATATCCAAGAACAAAGCAATGTTTATTATTGTGTATGCTGTCAACATTAAAAGTTGTAATGTAATTGTTTGTTGAAAAATATCTTACAACATTCTACACTCATGTAGTTCTTATAACATTGGCATTACACTCCCATAAAAACTAAAGTTTTTCACTGattaattgtttgaaaaaataaagtttgtATAGATTATCATAGGCACTACACCAATGCTAAGTTTCAAATTCTATTAAAGCttctttttttcataatttgcATGATAAAGTGTACATAATCTTAGATTAACTTTATCAAATTAGAGTGTTccctaatatatatatatatatatatatatatatatatatatatgtataaattaccATAGATCATAACAGGTCACAACAATGACAACAAAAACCTTACCCTACAGGATGAAATCAACTATAAATATTTAGCTAACttaatttacataaattatCATCAAGAGGTCCATTCTCATTTACATCACCAAACACAAGATAGAATCTGAATGTGGATTGTGTAAAATATACCAAAACAATAaagacattttatttttttattgaaaatataaaaattaacattttatttgATTGTTGCTAGAGATATAAAAATGGATATGTATGTTCTATACAATAAATAATCAGTTATTTAGCCTCTGCACGTTGCTAGTTATATAAAACTAATCTAATTGGAGTAGCAAGGTAAAAACAgattaattttgaagaaa from Phaseolus vulgaris cultivar G19833 chromosome 1, P. vulgaris v2.0, whole genome shotgun sequence carries:
- the LOC137816429 gene encoding uncharacterized protein, with amino-acid sequence MSALMRKLCPNFDNVDGLETVLDVPIPEAMWTNIGNSGSNRWQNLRSLMRAQTSSPSPSPSSSSSNPTRVSASSNHEFIALLKLVGSPLIPLQVQSDRTLTRPLKDSSIKASSAKYIVQQYIASIGGVGAMDSLKSMCAVGQVRISGSEMRQSGESIKQVGGTEVGGFLLWQKNPDLWHFELVVSGLKVSSGSDGKVAWNQSSSQPSRAHRGPPRPLRRFFQGLHPRCTANLFIDAVCVGEETVNKEDCFLLKVETAHYILQAQNTSNSETLRHTMWGYFSQRTGLLVKFEDTKLVRLQPSKEKDSIFWETTMESVIEDYRCVDGIKIAHCGKTVTILYRYGMAHNKHWKTEETWRIEEVDFNICGLSMDCFLPPSDQVVH